Proteins from one Geomonas agri genomic window:
- a CDS encoding serine protein kinase PrkA, which yields MTAKNETLRQHLAAVKAGERVFENAFQGIIRMILEPGFEKVVVNGKTTYDFNIFRTGRKHTIGMYDEINSFVSFVKDAAEGGSSKEMAFVLVGEPGNGKTFFVEFLCGKYRNFLQGRNRKYSFRFLNMEQLGNYGRIREIDSETYEDPMILAMNLFDDPEESRRFIGEQGFSDAEIETLYRNYRPLGASTGYILNEIRQYHDNDVEKVLESIAILPVPMSESLGTLTGKYPAKDKITSSAVDLLGEESIQRLLHLSDTNNPYRFDLRRGALARVAGGGIHFSDEIFKNKKDLVQVYLGVIQNRAIEIDGYKWPIDSMIIATSNNSEFNRFLAEKEEAPIVDRCRICYVSHNTNYRMQEGLTAYAIGGESKTTLTKEVLHQDPNLNYAASVGVVLTRLPRSEKLTPIETMKLAAGEVAGEKSIKALAEVIDTLGQEPDITKRFGQRGLGHRSLGRSIQILKESSETNEGRCMVAYDVFRSLERVVLDYVVEPNERAKYLEDLKTGKKLYRERIMTEMFNAYMDEPFAIKKDVQNYVNMIIGIDAENLGPDRMWKYKDPQTGELKALKIDERYVKSVEERIGLKTEEQRASFRTSIRKIYGQKISVDPSYDFMDNLELVKAVTDVRLKSDIAGAGSLIGALANRTNEENQKLYDRMIVTMLGKLGYCRTCAQKTIEYFCTQEDES from the coding sequence ATGACTGCCAAGAACGAAACGCTCCGTCAGCACCTGGCCGCCGTCAAGGCGGGAGAGAGGGTTTTTGAGAACGCCTTCCAGGGGATCATTCGGATGATCCTGGAGCCGGGTTTCGAGAAGGTCGTCGTCAACGGCAAAACGACCTATGACTTCAACATCTTCCGGACCGGACGCAAGCACACCATCGGCATGTACGATGAGATCAACAGCTTCGTCTCCTTCGTGAAGGACGCGGCCGAGGGTGGCTCCAGTAAGGAGATGGCCTTCGTCTTGGTCGGTGAACCGGGCAACGGCAAGACCTTCTTCGTGGAGTTCCTCTGCGGCAAGTACCGCAATTTCCTGCAGGGGCGCAACCGCAAGTACAGCTTCCGGTTCCTCAATATGGAGCAGTTGGGCAACTACGGGCGGATCCGCGAGATCGACTCGGAGACCTACGAGGACCCGATGATCCTCGCCATGAACCTTTTCGACGATCCGGAGGAAAGCCGCCGCTTCATCGGGGAGCAGGGGTTCTCCGATGCGGAGATCGAGACCCTGTACCGCAACTACCGCCCGCTAGGTGCGAGCACCGGTTATATCCTCAACGAAATCCGGCAGTATCATGACAACGACGTTGAAAAGGTCCTGGAGAGCATCGCTATTCTGCCTGTGCCAATGAGCGAGAGCCTCGGGACACTCACCGGCAAATACCCCGCCAAGGACAAGATCACCTCGTCGGCAGTGGACCTCCTCGGCGAGGAGTCGATCCAGCGGCTGTTGCACCTGTCGGATACCAACAACCCGTACCGCTTCGACCTGCGCCGCGGCGCGCTGGCCCGCGTGGCCGGCGGCGGCATCCACTTCTCCGACGAGATCTTTAAGAACAAGAAGGACCTGGTGCAGGTGTACCTGGGCGTGATCCAAAACCGCGCCATCGAGATCGACGGGTACAAGTGGCCGATCGACTCCATGATCATCGCCACCAGCAACAACTCCGAGTTCAACCGCTTCCTGGCCGAAAAGGAGGAGGCGCCGATCGTCGACCGCTGCAGGATCTGCTACGTCTCGCACAACACCAACTACCGGATGCAGGAGGGGCTGACCGCCTACGCCATCGGCGGCGAATCGAAGACCACCCTGACCAAGGAAGTGCTGCACCAGGATCCGAACCTGAACTACGCTGCCTCGGTAGGCGTGGTGCTCACCAGGCTGCCGAGGTCCGAAAAGCTGACTCCGATCGAGACCATGAAGCTTGCCGCAGGCGAGGTGGCGGGCGAGAAGAGCATCAAGGCGCTGGCCGAAGTCATCGATACTCTCGGGCAGGAGCCGGACATCACAAAGCGCTTCGGGCAGCGCGGCCTCGGGCACAGGAGCCTCGGCCGCAGCATCCAGATCCTCAAGGAAAGCTCCGAGACCAACGAGGGGCGCTGCATGGTGGCCTACGACGTCTTCCGCAGCCTGGAGCGGGTCGTGCTTGACTACGTGGTGGAGCCCAACGAGCGCGCCAAATACCTCGAGGACCTGAAGACCGGCAAGAAGCTTTACCGCGAGCGGATCATGACCGAGATGTTCAACGCCTACATGGACGAGCCTTTCGCCATCAAGAAGGACGTGCAGAACTACGTGAACATGATCATCGGCATCGACGCCGAGAACCTCGGCCCCGACCGGATGTGGAAGTACAAAGATCCGCAGACTGGCGAGCTGAAGGCGCTCAAGATCGACGAGCGCTATGTGAAGAGCGTAGAGGAGCGCATCGGCCTGAAGACCGAGGAGCAGCGCGCCTCCTTCCGGACCTCGATCCGGAAGATCTATGGCCAGAAGATCTCTGTCGACCCGAGCTACGACTTCATGGATAACCTGGAGTTGGTCAAAGCGGTCACCGACGTTCGGCTGAAATCCGACATCGCCGGTGCCGGGAGCCTGATCGGCGCCCTCGCCAACCGTACCAACGAGGAAAACCAGAAGCTCTACGACCGGATGATCGTGACCATGTTGGGGAAACTCGGCTACTGCCGCACCTGCGCCCAGAAGACCATCGAGTACTTCTGCACGCAGGAGGATGAGAGCTGA
- a CDS encoding DUF444 family protein: MTNPERYLEELKAKGLAPEREARFREELAGRWQISTADRRGPFPDFSRSLYAWHDLAVLQDQERVPNPYQLHMKALDELLERDRQREKDGFPRKIRVGRLIKPGKGGKGKIVVVPSTEEEKLIHDPTIRPPGEGGSTGGSGKGEEGEVIGEQKVRETGEEPGQGPGQGEGEAHEMGASAYELGRVLTEQFQLPNLKEKGKKRSFTRYIYDLTDRNRGSGQVLDKKATLRKIVETNISLGNLPDPADMDPTRFLISPRDKVYRIFSQEKDYEPQAMVFFLRDYSGSMAGKVTELVATQHVMIYSWLLYQYAGQVESRFILHDTEAKEVPDFDTYYNSRVAGGTEVASAYKLVNEIVEKENLAADYNIYVFHGTDGDDWDTGGDKSIPELVKILSYVSRMGVTIAEHAGTQWTEVARYLENSGLLRDKPDLLRMDIMHEDAEEARVIEGIKRLIS, translated from the coding sequence ATGACAAACCCGGAAAGATATCTCGAAGAACTAAAAGCCAAGGGGTTGGCCCCCGAGCGCGAGGCGCGCTTCCGCGAGGAATTGGCCGGCAGGTGGCAGATTTCCACCGCCGACCGCCGCGGCCCCTTCCCGGACTTCTCCCGCAGCCTGTACGCCTGGCATGATCTTGCGGTGTTGCAGGACCAGGAGCGGGTCCCGAACCCGTACCAGCTGCACATGAAGGCGCTGGACGAGCTCCTGGAGCGGGACCGGCAGCGCGAGAAGGACGGTTTCCCCCGTAAGATCCGGGTGGGGAGACTGATCAAGCCGGGCAAAGGGGGCAAGGGGAAGATCGTGGTGGTTCCCTCCACGGAAGAGGAGAAGCTCATTCATGATCCGACCATCCGTCCTCCGGGTGAGGGAGGCTCGACCGGCGGTAGCGGCAAGGGCGAGGAAGGCGAGGTCATCGGCGAGCAGAAGGTGCGTGAGACCGGCGAGGAACCGGGGCAGGGGCCGGGACAGGGCGAGGGCGAAGCCCACGAAATGGGCGCTTCCGCCTACGAACTCGGGCGGGTCCTCACCGAGCAGTTCCAGCTTCCGAACCTCAAGGAAAAAGGGAAGAAGCGCTCCTTCACCCGCTACATCTACGACCTCACCGACAGGAACCGCGGCTCCGGCCAGGTGCTGGACAAGAAGGCGACGCTCCGGAAGATCGTGGAAACCAACATCTCGCTGGGCAATCTTCCCGATCCGGCCGACATGGACCCGACCCGGTTCCTGATCTCGCCGCGGGACAAGGTCTACCGCATTTTCTCGCAGGAGAAGGATTACGAGCCGCAGGCGATGGTGTTCTTCCTGCGCGACTACTCCGGTTCCATGGCGGGCAAGGTGACCGAACTGGTGGCGACCCAGCACGTCATGATCTACAGCTGGCTCCTGTACCAGTACGCCGGGCAGGTGGAATCTCGCTTCATCCTGCACGACACCGAGGCGAAGGAAGTGCCGGATTTCGACACCTACTACAACTCCCGGGTTGCCGGCGGGACCGAGGTGGCCAGCGCCTACAAGCTGGTGAACGAGATCGTCGAGAAGGAGAACCTCGCGGCGGACTACAACATTTACGTCTTCCACGGCACCGACGGCGATGACTGGGATACCGGCGGTGACAAGTCCATTCCGGAACTGGTGAAGATTCTCAGCTACGTGAGCCGCATGGGGGTCACCATCGCGGAACACGCGGGGACCCAGTGGACCGAGGTGGCGCGTTACCTGGAGAACTCGGGGCTGTTGCGGGACAAGCCTGACCTGCTGCGCATGGACATCATGCACGAGGATGCCGAGGAGGCCCGGGTAATCGAGGGGATCAAGAGGCTGATTTCGTAA
- a CDS encoding SpoVR family protein, translating to MELINQHTKAIMEGCKERARAAGLTFTDESLEYIVTNRDLIELSPKVMIPTLYDYWVHDVEVLRGKGEYELYPHNPYETVINTRPPISFYNDNNPDWLNVMIFYHVLGHIDFFQNNLYFRHTWEYDFTGQALSDKRVIAKLRAEKGRWVDYILEFARSIDNLVAYHDELSPLFMAPETATSSRLDYYFDVFLQVEKKLPVGEYLKEVARYNGAIAQNREEGERIFFAEVTAKYPEMEAHFTKSQNVKRVERRDLMKFLVENSEFLARDENQWMRSVLEVVRKTSIFFQPQIRTKIMNEGWASYWHEKLFLVDDRIKGHEVDFARVHAGVTSMPRVGMNPYALGMRLMYQLKENGDKGKTGYEFNRLSDREQRKHFDAAAGKGDEYLFKIRSNYCDYLFIKDFIDQDFTNRYDLFVTGKRLDPQRMVWQYYVKSRDANDYRDMVLASLYHPPHIEIAPERGEEGMLYLVHHFEGKQLVSEYIANTLVGIEYLWGAPVQLETSEAVIEQQRGSSGREGVEEPEITWQRVVYTMKEKVLSRQIL from the coding sequence ATGGAACTGATCAACCAACATACCAAGGCGATCATGGAAGGATGCAAGGAGCGGGCGCGCGCCGCCGGACTCACCTTCACCGACGAGAGCCTGGAATATATCGTCACCAACCGCGACCTGATCGAACTGTCGCCGAAGGTCATGATCCCGACCCTGTACGATTACTGGGTGCATGACGTCGAGGTGCTGCGCGGCAAAGGGGAGTACGAGCTCTATCCGCACAACCCCTACGAGACGGTCATCAACACCCGGCCGCCCATCTCGTTCTACAACGACAACAACCCCGACTGGCTCAACGTGATGATCTTCTACCACGTGCTGGGCCACATCGATTTCTTCCAGAACAACCTCTACTTCCGCCACACCTGGGAATACGACTTCACCGGGCAGGCGCTCTCGGACAAGCGCGTCATCGCCAAGCTCCGCGCGGAGAAGGGGCGCTGGGTGGACTACATCCTCGAGTTCGCCCGCTCCATCGACAATCTGGTCGCCTACCACGATGAGCTCTCCCCCCTGTTTATGGCGCCGGAGACTGCCACATCAAGCCGGCTGGACTACTACTTCGACGTCTTCCTGCAGGTCGAGAAGAAGCTTCCGGTCGGGGAATACCTTAAGGAAGTGGCACGCTACAACGGGGCCATCGCCCAGAACAGGGAAGAAGGTGAGCGGATCTTCTTCGCCGAGGTGACCGCGAAGTACCCGGAGATGGAAGCGCATTTCACCAAAAGCCAGAACGTGAAACGGGTGGAGCGGCGCGACCTGATGAAGTTCCTGGTCGAGAATTCGGAATTCCTGGCACGCGACGAAAACCAGTGGATGCGCTCGGTGCTCGAGGTGGTGCGCAAGACTTCCATCTTCTTCCAGCCCCAGATTCGCACCAAGATCATGAACGAGGGGTGGGCCAGCTACTGGCACGAGAAGCTCTTCCTGGTGGACGACCGCATCAAGGGCCACGAGGTCGATTTCGCCCGCGTCCATGCCGGCGTTACCTCCATGCCGCGCGTCGGCATGAACCCCTATGCATTGGGCATGCGGCTCATGTACCAGCTCAAGGAGAACGGCGACAAAGGCAAGACGGGCTACGAATTCAACCGCCTCTCGGACCGGGAGCAGAGAAAGCATTTCGACGCAGCTGCCGGCAAAGGCGACGAGTACCTGTTCAAAATCAGGAGCAACTACTGCGATTACCTGTTCATCAAGGACTTCATTGACCAGGACTTCACCAATCGCTACGACCTCTTCGTCACCGGAAAGCGCCTCGACCCGCAGCGCATGGTCTGGCAGTACTACGTCAAGAGCCGGGACGCCAACGACTACCGCGACATGGTGCTCGCCTCTTTGTACCATCCGCCACACATCGAGATCGCGCCGGAGCGGGGCGAAGAGGGGATGCTCTACCTGGTACACCACTTCGAGGGGAAACAGCTGGTTTCGGAGTACATCGCCAACACCCTGGTGGGCATCGAATACCTCTGGGGGGCGCCGGTGCAACTGGAGACCAGCGAGGCGGTGATCGAGCAGCAGCGCGGCAGCTCCGGGCGCGAAGGCGTGGAAGAGCCGGAGATCACGTGGCAGCGCGTGGTCTACACCATGAAAGAAAAGGTCCTCAGCCGGCAGATACTGTGA
- a CDS encoding serine protein kinase PrkA, translating to MPDLETVIKQLSRTIVEHKNATHMSFEEFMQLVTEKPERMMRNIFQLFHDMVSSYVNAGADEYLEDPESINFVPYDTTKLFVQNSDRPFFADRLFANRFMSHVADMKSGARQNKIYIFEGPPGSGKSTFLNNVLMKFEEYASTDEGKTYEVVWHLDRRVLGSFKEHQVSAFVEKLSHLLDEYELETHDHLDTRALLRGGDVVEVPCPSHDSPLLMIDKAQRRAFFDDVFQNDSFKWKLFTEKEYDWVFRDSPCTICTSIFQALAARLDDPADIFRMIKVRPYRFNRRLGEGITVFNPGDKSMKMNILTNDMLQRKIDLLLGDSNEVKYLFSNFAKTNNGIYALMDVKSHNAERLLELHNIISEGIHKVEDIEENVRSLFIALMNPEDERSIEGVQSFSDRIEFINIPYVMDLNTEVEIYRNIFGKHIESSFLPRVLHNFARVIISTRMNVKSDALLEWIGDPEKYRLYCDENLQILKMEIYTGHIPEWLSEEDRKRLNAKRRKKIIAESEHEGDHGFSGRESIKIFSDFYSAYARKDKMITMNNLSTFFTRWHKELKESIPDGFMESLVHNYDYLVLQEVKEALYYYNEAQIERDILHYMFAVNFEPGAVEVCRFTGEKLEITEEFLAGIERRLLGAKVEDDARLAFRQETQREYTGRTLTQEIMVEGKRAQDTALYQSLHDRYVFNLKEKVLEPFLENANFRRAIKDFDTEAFKTYDKRIRDDVTFLINNLSSEKFKYTKQCAKEICVYVIDNDLARKFHV from the coding sequence ATGCCAGATCTAGAGACAGTCATAAAGCAGTTGAGCCGCACCATCGTTGAGCACAAGAACGCCACGCACATGTCGTTCGAGGAGTTCATGCAGCTCGTCACGGAGAAGCCGGAACGGATGATGCGCAACATCTTCCAGCTCTTCCACGACATGGTGAGTAGCTACGTCAACGCCGGAGCCGACGAGTACCTCGAGGATCCGGAGTCGATCAATTTCGTCCCGTACGATACCACCAAGCTCTTCGTGCAGAACTCGGACCGTCCGTTCTTCGCCGACCGCCTGTTTGCCAACCGCTTCATGAGCCACGTCGCCGACATGAAGAGCGGGGCCCGCCAGAACAAGATCTACATCTTCGAGGGCCCCCCCGGCTCCGGCAAGAGTACCTTCCTGAACAACGTGCTGATGAAATTCGAGGAATACGCCAGCACCGACGAGGGGAAGACCTACGAGGTGGTCTGGCACCTGGACCGCCGCGTCCTGGGGAGCTTCAAGGAGCACCAGGTCAGCGCTTTTGTGGAGAAGCTTTCCCACCTCCTCGACGAGTACGAACTGGAAACCCACGACCACCTCGACACCCGGGCCCTGTTGCGCGGTGGCGACGTGGTCGAGGTCCCCTGTCCGTCCCATGACAGTCCGCTGCTCATGATCGACAAGGCCCAGCGGCGCGCCTTCTTCGACGACGTGTTCCAGAACGATTCCTTCAAGTGGAAGCTCTTTACCGAGAAGGAGTACGACTGGGTCTTCCGGGACTCCCCCTGCACCATTTGCACGTCCATCTTCCAGGCGCTCGCGGCGCGACTCGACGACCCTGCCGACATTTTCCGGATGATCAAGGTGCGCCCCTATCGTTTCAACCGCAGGCTGGGCGAGGGGATCACAGTCTTCAACCCGGGCGACAAGTCGATGAAGATGAACATCCTCACCAACGACATGCTGCAGCGGAAGATCGACCTGCTGTTGGGCGACAGCAACGAGGTAAAGTACCTCTTCTCCAACTTTGCCAAGACCAATAACGGCATCTATGCCCTGATGGACGTGAAGTCCCACAACGCTGAGCGGCTCCTGGAGTTGCACAACATCATCAGCGAAGGGATTCACAAAGTCGAGGACATCGAAGAGAACGTGCGCAGCCTGTTCATTGCCCTGATGAACCCTGAGGACGAGCGGAGCATCGAAGGGGTGCAGTCCTTCTCGGACCGCATCGAGTTCATCAACATCCCCTACGTCATGGATCTCAACACCGAGGTGGAGATCTACCGCAACATCTTCGGCAAACACATCGAATCCAGCTTCCTGCCGCGGGTGCTGCACAACTTCGCCCGGGTCATCATCTCGACCAGGATGAACGTGAAGTCGGACGCGCTCTTGGAGTGGATCGGCGATCCCGAGAAGTACCGGCTCTACTGCGACGAGAACCTGCAGATTCTCAAGATGGAGATCTACACAGGGCACATCCCGGAGTGGCTCTCAGAAGAGGACCGGAAGCGGCTCAACGCGAAACGGAGAAAGAAAATCATCGCCGAAAGCGAGCACGAAGGGGACCACGGCTTCTCTGGGCGCGAGTCCATCAAGATCTTCTCGGACTTCTACTCCGCCTACGCCAGGAAGGACAAGATGATCACTATGAACAACCTGTCCACGTTCTTCACGCGCTGGCACAAGGAGTTGAAGGAGTCGATCCCGGACGGATTCATGGAGTCGCTGGTGCACAACTATGATTACCTGGTGCTCCAGGAGGTGAAGGAGGCGCTCTACTACTACAACGAGGCGCAGATCGAGCGTGACATCCTGCACTACATGTTCGCGGTCAACTTCGAGCCGGGTGCGGTCGAGGTGTGCCGGTTCACGGGAGAGAAGCTGGAAATAACCGAGGAGTTCCTGGCGGGGATCGAGCGGCGTCTCTTGGGGGCCAAGGTGGAGGACGATGCGCGTCTCGCCTTCCGGCAGGAGACCCAGCGCGAGTACACCGGCCGGACCTTGACGCAGGAAATCATGGTTGAAGGGAAGCGGGCGCAGGACACGGCGCTGTACCAGTCGCTGCACGACCGCTACGTGTTCAACCTGAAGGAGAAGGTGCTGGAACCGTTCCTCGAGAACGCCAACTTCCGCCGCGCCATCAAGGACTTCGATACCGAGGCCTTCAAGACCTACGACAAGCGCATCAGGGACGACGTCACCTTCCTGATCAACAACCTGAGCTCAGAGAAGTTCAAGTACACAAAGCAGTGCGCCAAGGAGATCTGCGTCTACGTCATCGACAACGACCTCGCCCGCAAATTCCACGTTTGA
- the sucD gene encoding succinate--CoA ligase subunit alpha: MSILINNSSRIVVQGITGRSGLFHTQQCREYGSNIVAGVTPGKGGIHIEGIPVFNTVAEAVKYTNANVSMIFVPPPGAADAILESAAAGLELAVCITEGIPVRDMVPVKAVLKQSKMRLVGPNCPGVITPGECKIGIMPGHIHKPGKIGVVSRSGTLTYEAVKQLTDVGLGQSTCVGIGGDPIIGMNFIDVLKLFNEDPGTEGVFMIGEIGGSAEEDAAHWIEEHMKKPVAAFIAGVTAPPGKRMGHAGAIITGGKGKAEDKIRTLTECGVTVASSPTKMGEAMQTAIAAKGNGKKK, from the coding sequence ATGTCCATACTGATAAACAACTCGTCGAGAATAGTGGTCCAAGGGATCACCGGCCGCAGCGGCCTGTTTCACACCCAGCAGTGCCGGGAGTACGGCAGTAACATCGTCGCCGGCGTCACCCCAGGCAAAGGCGGCATCCACATCGAGGGAATTCCCGTCTTCAATACCGTCGCCGAGGCGGTGAAATACACCAACGCCAACGTCTCCATGATCTTCGTGCCGCCGCCGGGAGCGGCCGACGCCATTCTCGAGTCAGCTGCGGCCGGCCTCGAGCTGGCCGTCTGCATCACCGAGGGTATTCCGGTGCGCGACATGGTCCCGGTAAAGGCGGTACTCAAGCAGAGCAAGATGCGGCTGGTGGGCCCCAACTGCCCCGGCGTGATCACACCGGGCGAGTGCAAGATCGGCATCATGCCGGGCCACATCCACAAACCTGGCAAGATCGGCGTCGTTTCGCGCTCCGGCACACTCACCTACGAGGCGGTCAAACAACTCACCGACGTGGGGCTCGGTCAGTCGACCTGCGTCGGTATCGGGGGGGACCCGATCATCGGCATGAACTTCATCGACGTGCTGAAGCTTTTCAACGAGGACCCGGGCACGGAAGGGGTGTTCATGATCGGCGAAATCGGCGGCTCAGCCGAGGAGGACGCCGCGCACTGGATCGAGGAGCACATGAAAAAGCCGGTGGCTGCGTTCATCGCCGGGGTCACCGCACCTCCGGGCAAGAGGATGGGGCATGCCGGCGCTATCATCACCGGGGGCAAGGGCAAGGCGGAAGACAAGATCCGCACCCTCACCGAGTGCGGCGTGACCGTTGCTTCCAGTCCCACCAAGATGGGGGAAGCCATGCAGACAGCAATCGCCGCAAAGGGAAACGGCAAAAAGAAGTGA
- a CDS encoding epoxyqueuosine reductase yields MREALCQMIERLVREEPGNRFPGEGGPYFTEPLIGFAAADDPLFTQYQTVIGPFHLTPTELAQHETPPWQPATVICWALPISEETRRSNRTETIYPSRAWALTRQHGEAFNSALRRQVVQFLVDAGYQAFAPQLHPAWREYPDSPVGIASSWSERHAAYAAGLGTFSLNDALITPRGIAHRLGSVVTDLAIEPSARPWRDHRSNCLWYREGSCGACIGRCPVGALSKEGHDKAICRGYVYGAVPEAVGAEYGVTSTGCGLCQTKVPCEGRIPAGKVSPLAVKPPEGESPSP; encoded by the coding sequence ATGAGAGAAGCCCTTTGCCAGATGATTGAGCGGCTCGTGCGGGAGGAGCCCGGTAACCGGTTCCCAGGAGAGGGGGGACCGTACTTCACTGAGCCGTTGATTGGCTTCGCGGCTGCCGATGATCCTTTGTTCACCCAGTACCAGACGGTGATTGGTCCTTTTCATCTTACGCCGACCGAGCTCGCGCAGCACGAAACTCCACCTTGGCAGCCCGCCACGGTGATCTGCTGGGCCCTTCCCATCTCCGAGGAGACCCGCCGCAGTAACCGCACCGAAACCATCTATCCCTCCCGCGCCTGGGCGCTGACCAGGCAGCACGGGGAGGCGTTCAATAGCGCGTTGCGCCGCCAGGTGGTGCAGTTCCTGGTAGATGCCGGTTACCAGGCCTTCGCACCGCAGTTGCACCCAGCCTGGCGGGAGTACCCGGACTCTCCGGTGGGGATCGCCTCCTCCTGGTCCGAGCGCCATGCCGCCTATGCCGCCGGGCTGGGGACGTTCAGCCTCAACGATGCTCTGATCACGCCGCGCGGTATCGCCCATCGCCTGGGGAGCGTTGTCACCGATCTTGCCATCGAACCCAGTGCGCGACCATGGCGCGATCACCGGTCCAACTGCCTGTGGTACCGGGAGGGGAGCTGCGGCGCATGCATCGGGCGCTGCCCCGTCGGTGCACTCTCAAAAGAGGGACACGACAAGGCGATCTGCCGCGGCTACGTTTATGGAGCGGTCCCCGAGGCTGTCGGGGCCGAGTATGGCGTCACCAGCACCGGCTGTGGCCTGTGCCAGACCAAGGTGCCCTGCGAGGGAAGGATCCCGGCCGGCAAGGTCTCGCCATTGGCCGTGAAGCCGCCAGAGGGGGAATCGCCCTCACCCTGA
- a CDS encoding methyl-accepting chemotaxis protein: MKEILNVYLNLTIKVRLSLLCVCYSLCLIATAVAAQADSSLIKYGSLALFIGLGGVFGAINIWSIRTPLARTMRYLEIMAQGDLSEEIVVNRRNEISQMLRALQKLQASMRGMIQGIQQTADELANASSQLSNTSLRMAQGTEHASQQSSSVSNAVGEMAGVSSDIALSCQKMADRAGSTSTATSRGEETITRMTSVMGEIEQMVAGTVDAVKALGANSDKIGDIVVAIEDIADQTNLLALNAAIEAARAGEQGRGFAVVADEVRRLAERTTSSTREVQSIISSLQGDVKNVISQMERSATSVRSGTDDVQHSSHAIGTIKEQITPLLEYVSQVAIAAEEQSATTSSISESMRQIIDVVQETAGGAQESALAAEGLANSARALQDMVSRFKVAA, translated from the coding sequence ATGAAGGAAATCTTGAACGTTTACCTCAACCTCACCATCAAAGTCAGGCTCAGCCTGCTGTGCGTCTGCTACAGCCTCTGCCTGATCGCCACCGCAGTTGCCGCCCAAGCCGATTCATCCTTGATCAAGTACGGCTCGCTCGCCCTCTTCATCGGTCTTGGCGGAGTCTTCGGCGCGATCAACATCTGGTCCATCAGGACCCCGTTGGCGCGCACCATGCGCTACCTCGAGATCATGGCGCAGGGGGACCTGAGTGAAGAAATCGTCGTGAACCGCCGCAACGAGATCAGCCAGATGCTCAGAGCCCTGCAGAAACTGCAGGCGTCCATGCGTGGGATGATCCAGGGGATCCAGCAGACCGCCGACGAACTCGCCAATGCCTCCAGCCAGCTCAGTAACACCTCCCTCAGGATGGCCCAGGGTACCGAGCATGCTTCACAGCAGTCGTCTTCAGTCTCCAACGCCGTGGGCGAGATGGCGGGGGTCAGCAGTGACATCGCGCTCAGTTGCCAGAAGATGGCCGACCGGGCCGGGAGTACCAGCACGGCAACCAGCAGGGGGGAAGAGACCATCACCCGCATGACGTCGGTGATGGGTGAGATCGAGCAGATGGTTGCGGGGACGGTCGACGCGGTCAAGGCCCTCGGCGCCAACTCGGACAAGATAGGTGACATCGTTGTCGCCATTGAGGACATCGCGGATCAGACCAATCTGCTGGCGCTCAACGCCGCCATCGAGGCGGCACGGGCCGGCGAACAGGGGCGCGGCTTCGCGGTCGTCGCCGATGAAGTGAGGCGACTGGCGGAGCGGACCACCTCGTCCACCCGCGAGGTGCAGTCGATCATCAGCTCGCTGCAGGGGGACGTGAAGAACGTCATTTCCCAGATGGAACGCAGCGCCACCAGTGTCAGGAGCGGCACCGATGACGTGCAGCACTCAAGCCATGCCATCGGGACCATCAAGGAGCAGATCACTCCGCTTTTGGAGTACGTGTCCCAAGTCGCCATCGCGGCGGAAGAGCAGTCCGCCACTACCTCCAGCATCTCCGAAAGCATGCGGCAGATTATCGACGTGGTGCAGGAAACGGCGGGGGGAGCGCAGGAGTCGGCCCTCGCCGCAGAGGGTCTCGCCAACTCGGCGCGGGCGCTGCAGGACATGGTGAGTCGTTTCAAGGTGGCGGCGTAA